The DNA region CATATTGCATTCGTTGTCGGGGACCATGGCGATCAGCGAAACCGTGCTCAAGGACGTGACGCTGATGGCGATCGACGAGATCAATGCCGAAGGCGGCGTGCTCGGCAAAAAGCTGCAACCGGTCGTCGTCGACCCGGCTTCGAACTGGCCTTTGTTCGCCGAGAAAGCGCGCCAACTTTTGACGCAAGACAAGGTGGCGGTCGTATTCGGCTGCTGGACTTCGGTGTCCCGCAAATCGGTGCTGCCGGTTTTCGAGGAACTGAACGGACTGTTGTTCTACCCGGTGCAGTACGAAGGTGAAGAGCTTTCCAAGAACGTGTTCTACACGGGCGCAGCACCCAATCAGCAAGCCATCCCGGCAGTCGAATATCTGATGAGCAAGGACGGCGGCGGCGCGAAACGTTTCGTGCTGCTCGGCACCGATTACGTTTATCCGCGCACGACCAACAAGATTTTGCGCGCGTTTCTCAAATCGAAAGGTATCGAGGAAAAGGATATCGACGAAAAATACACGCCGTTCGGCCACGCCGATTATCAAACAATCGTCGCCGACATCAAGAAGTTCGCGAACGGCGGCAAGACCGCGGTGGTTTCGACCATCAACGGCGATTCCAATGTGCCCTTCTACAAGGAGCTCGGCAACCAGGGCCTGAAAGCGACCGATGTGCCCGTGGTTGCGTTTTCAGTCGGCGAGGAAGAGCTGCGCGGCGTCGATACCAAGCCGCTGGTCGGTCATCTCGCCGCGTGGAACTACTTCATGTCGGTCAAGAACCCGAGCAACGAAGAGTTCAAGAAGAAGTGGGCTGCATATGCGAAGAAAAATAATCTGCCGAGCGCCGGCAAGCCGCTGACCAACGATCCGATGGAAGCAGCTTATGTCGGCATGCATATGTGGAAGCAAGCGGTTGAAAAAGCCCAAACCACCGATGTCGACAAAGTCATCGTCGCGATGGCCGGCCAGACGTTCAAGGCGCCGGACGGCTTCACCATCAAGATGGACGAAAAGAATCATCACCTGCACAAGCCGGTATTGATCGGCGAAGTGCAAGCGAATGGGCAGTTCAATGTGGTGTGGAAAACCAGGGAGCCGATCAAGGCCAAACCGTGGAGCCCGTTCATCGCCGGCAACGACAAGAAGCCGGACGAGCCGGAGAAGAAATAAGCAAACCGGGAGGATGCTCGCGACAGGAGGGCTGGTTCTGCCTCCCCCTTTAAAAAAGGGGGACTGAGGGGGATTTGAATGTCCGCGAAAGCAAACACCGCAAATCCCCCTTCCCCCCTTTTGATAGTTTGGTCCAAAACGTCGCTGCGCAAAGAGGGAGACGAAGCTTTGCTGCCAAGAGCCCGGATAGTGTTGTCAAAGTCAGGTAGCGGGGGCGCAGTAACTCTTCCTCGACGACGCTGGATTCCCGCTGCAGCCTGCCCTCGAATGCCTTGATCGGGGCGGGACGACGGACAAGAAAATGCTGGTTGGGTTTACGCAATTCTCCACGGTACCGACTTCCGTCCAACGCCAGGAAAACGGAGTGCCCCCATGAACCACGATCACGACCCTAAAGCCTGCTCCCACAAAGCTTGTTCCGACGGCGAGCTGTCCGCCGAAGCGCCCGACGCCGGACGACGCCAGTTTCTGCAAAGCGGCGGAGCCGCTGGTGCTGTTGCCGCATTCGGGTCCATCGGCGCGGCGTCGCTCGCGCACGCGCAAACAGCGCCGACGCGCAGCACGATCAGCCACTATCACATCCCGGCAAGTGACAAGACCATCCATTGGGGTTATTTCAGCAAAAGCCTGAAGCCGCTGGTTTCGGTCGAGTCGGGCGATTTCGTCACCATAGAGACGATCACTCACCACGCCTATGACGATTTCGAGCGCATGATCAAGGGCGACCCTGGCGCCGAGAGCATTTACTACTGGGACAAGACCCGAAAGGGCGTGAACCGGCGCGGCGCCGGACCGATGGACGCGTCGCTGTTTGGGCGCGGCGCGGGAGAAGGCCTGGGCGTGCACATCTGTACCGGTCCGGTGGCGGTTAAAGACGCGCAGCCCGGCGACATTCTCGAAGTCCGCATCCTCGACGTCAAGCTGCGGCCCTGCGCCAACCCCAAGTACAAGGGCAAAAGCTTCGGCAGCAATGCGGCGGCGTGGTGGGGTTTTCACTACAAAGACATGATCGAGGAGCCGAAGCAGCGCGAGGTCATTACCATCTACGAGGTGGATGCCGCCGGTGAGCGCAATTGCGCGAAAGCCGTGTACAACTTTCGCTGGGCGCCGCAGACCGATCCTTCAGGCGTGCTGCACAAGACCATCGACTATCCGGGAATCCCGGTCGACCATAGCCTGGTGCAGGAAAACTTCGACATATTGAAGAATGTGCGCGTACCCATACGCCCGCATTTCGGCACCATGGGACTGGCGCCAGCCGAGGCCGATATTGTCGATTCCATTCCGCCCAGCTACACCGGCGGCAACATCGACAACTGGCGCATCGGCAAGGGCGCCACGATGTACTATCCGGTCGCGGTACCCGGCGCGCTGCTGTCGGTCGGCGATCCGCATGCTTCGCAAGGCGACTCCGAGCTGTGCGGCACGGCCATCGAGTGCTCGCTGACGGGCACCTTCCAGCTCATCCTGCACAAGAAAGCGGCCCTCCCGGGAACGCCATTGCAGAACCTCGATTATCCGCTGCTCGAAACCCAGGACGAGTTCATCCTGCACGGCTTCAGCTTCGCCAACTACCTGGCCGAGTTGGGGCCGAAGGCGCAGTCCGAGATCTACTCCAAATCATCCGTAGACCTTGCGCTGCGCGACGCCTTTCGCAAGATGCGCCACTTCCTCATGACCACCCAGGGGCTGAGCGAGGACGAGGCGATATCGCTGATGTCGATCGCCGTGGATTTTGGCATCACCCAGGTCGTGGACGGCAACTGGGGCACGCACGCGATCATCAAGAAAAGCCTGTTTGGCGTCGCCGAAACTTAGTTGCAAGATTCGGATTCGGCCAGGGCCTGTTCCAAATATAAATGCAATATATTCCCGTTCGGCCTGAGCTCGTCAAAAGCCGTTCATGCTTCGACAAGCCCAGCACGAACGGCTTTTGACTTTTGTTAGTTATTTACCGAGCGACACAGTAACAAGTGAAGTGGTGGACTTTTTTTCGTTTCTGAGGGCCCTCCGCTGCGCTCAGGATGACAAAGACTGGGGTTGCCATACGCCAAGTGAAAGCTCGGTAGTCAGCGATCCCTTACCGAATCCTGACCAATAAAAGGCACGAGATGTCAGCGCTTGCCGCCAAGTCACTCACGCGCTTGCTGCGCAGCGGTTTCATCGCCGCGCTCCTGCTTTCCGGCGCCGCTCATGCGCTCACACCCGAGGCGATCGCCAGACTCGCGCTCGGTGAAAGCGACGAGAAAATCGAAGCGATAAACGCCATCGTCGCCGCGGGCGATGCATCGGCCATCCCGC from Burkholderiales bacterium includes:
- the urtA gene encoding urea ABC transporter substrate-binding protein; translated protein: MKRRHFLKSLSLAASLIGASLPTNITNAAETIKVGILHSLSGTMAISETVLKDVTLMAIDEINAEGGVLGKKLQPVVVDPASNWPLFAEKARQLLTQDKVAVVFGCWTSVSRKSVLPVFEELNGLLFYPVQYEGEELSKNVFYTGAAPNQQAIPAVEYLMSKDGGGAKRFVLLGTDYVYPRTTNKILRAFLKSKGIEEKDIDEKYTPFGHADYQTIVADIKKFANGGKTAVVSTINGDSNVPFYKELGNQGLKATDVPVVAFSVGEEELRGVDTKPLVGHLAAWNYFMSVKNPSNEEFKKKWAAYAKKNNLPSAGKPLTNDPMEAAYVGMHMWKQAVEKAQTTDVDKVIVAMAGQTFKAPDGFTIKMDEKNHHLHKPVLIGEVQANGQFNVVWKTREPIKAKPWSPFIAGNDKKPDEPEKK
- a CDS encoding acetamidase/formamidase family protein, with the translated sequence MNHDHDPKACSHKACSDGELSAEAPDAGRRQFLQSGGAAGAVAAFGSIGAASLAHAQTAPTRSTISHYHIPASDKTIHWGYFSKSLKPLVSVESGDFVTIETITHHAYDDFERMIKGDPGAESIYYWDKTRKGVNRRGAGPMDASLFGRGAGEGLGVHICTGPVAVKDAQPGDILEVRILDVKLRPCANPKYKGKSFGSNAAAWWGFHYKDMIEEPKQREVITIYEVDAAGERNCAKAVYNFRWAPQTDPSGVLHKTIDYPGIPVDHSLVQENFDILKNVRVPIRPHFGTMGLAPAEADIVDSIPPSYTGGNIDNWRIGKGATMYYPVAVPGALLSVGDPHASQGDSELCGTAIECSLTGTFQLILHKKAALPGTPLQNLDYPLLETQDEFILHGFSFANYLAELGPKAQSEIYSKSSVDLALRDAFRKMRHFLMTTQGLSEDEAISLMSIAVDFGITQVVDGNWGTHAIIKKSLFGVAET